A genomic region of Persephonella marina EX-H1 contains the following coding sequences:
- the rlmN gene encoding 23S rRNA (adenine(2503)-C(2))-methyltransferase RlmN produces the protein MISIKDLNYNQLERWVKDQGWKKFRAKQIAKWIYNKKVNSYDEMTDLSKEVRNYLKENTKLNVLELVTFERSSQDGSIKFLWRLEDGHTVESVFIPERGHNTLCVSTQVGCAVGCKFCFTTKDGLIRNLTTAEIVDQYIQSQIFVGPENRISNVVYMGMGEPLANYENVKRSVQILTDDRMLGLSNRKITISSSGIIHQIKKMYDDPSFPQVRLAVSLNASDQKTRERIMPISETNSLEDLMKTLNRLPVKTGFRIMLEYVLIKDINDRPEDAHRLARLIGKNKKRYKVNLIPFNPYPGSDFERPEKERVDQFHKILWQYNIGAFVRWSKGSDISAACGQLRKKEVQNLIKIS, from the coding sequence ATGATCAGTATTAAGGATCTTAACTACAATCAGCTTGAGAGATGGGTTAAAGATCAGGGCTGGAAAAAGTTCAGAGCAAAGCAGATAGCTAAATGGATATACAACAAGAAGGTAAACTCCTATGATGAGATGACGGATCTCTCAAAGGAAGTAAGAAATTACCTAAAGGAAAACACAAAGCTTAACGTTTTAGAACTTGTTACATTTGAAAGATCCTCACAGGATGGGAGTATAAAGTTCTTATGGCGGCTTGAGGACGGTCATACAGTAGAGTCTGTTTTTATACCTGAAAGGGGACATAACACACTGTGTGTATCAACCCAGGTAGGTTGTGCTGTTGGATGTAAGTTCTGTTTTACAACAAAGGACGGTCTTATAAGAAATCTGACAACAGCTGAGATCGTTGACCAGTATATTCAGTCACAGATATTTGTAGGTCCTGAAAACAGAATATCAAATGTTGTTTATATGGGAATGGGTGAGCCACTTGCAAACTATGAGAATGTAAAAAGATCAGTCCAGATACTCACTGATGACAGGATGTTAGGTCTTTCAAACAGGAAGATAACGATATCTTCAAGCGGTATAATCCACCAGATCAAAAAGATGTATGATGATCCTTCATTTCCACAGGTAAGACTCGCTGTTTCACTTAACGCCTCAGATCAGAAAACAAGAGAAAGAATAATGCCGATATCTGAGACGAACAGTCTGGAAGATCTTATGAAAACATTGAACAGATTACCTGTGAAAACAGGCTTCAGAATAATGCTTGAGTATGTCCTTATTAAGGATATTAATGACAGACCTGAGGATGCCCACAGACTTGCGAGGCTTATAGGGAAGAACAAGAAGAGATATAAGGTAAACCTCATACCTTTTAATCCATACCCAGGTTCTGATTTTGAAAGACCTGAGAAGGAAAGGGTGGATCAGTTCCATAAGATACTCTGGCAGTACAATATAGGAGCGTTTGTGAGATGGAGTAAAGGTAGCGATATATCAGCTGCATGCGGTCAGCTCAGGAAAAAAGAAGTCCAGAATCTTATAAAGATATCCTGA
- a CDS encoding molybdopterin oxidoreductase family protein: MIIDTVCTYCGVGCDISFEIENGRIKKAFAKKEGLVSQGKLCIKGRKGWEYLYSPDRIKKPWIRKSFIEKNIDRFPEKIKRKLNTLTDLDSDFYESDLTLAVEITAWKLQDIKNLYGPHSIAGIGGARTSCESSYLFQKFIRKYIGSPHIDNCARVCHSPSLKGMRATIGEGAATNPFDDIYKAEFIIVIGSNTTEAHPIVANRIFDVVKKGTDIAVIDVRNIKLSRIAKYNCIIPFETNLMVLNMIAQVILEEELYNLDFIRKRTKGFEEYRDKILNDPYADPDFFKTVKGYEYLSDMIRDIAREYATKRSLILWGLGVTEHTDGSKAVMAISDLALLTGNIGKEGAGLMPLRGQNNVQGTCDMGCLPYFDPDYKEPDEIGLMTPDIIDGILEGKIKALYNIGEDIAHIHPNQNKIHRALKELEFLVVHELFPNEITGFADIVFGVKSAYEKEGVYINAERRLHLSQPVVASDLPDDWEILRDIAFELGFDVYYRSSEDVWNEVRKVANERFSGATYRKLKERRLEGIQWPVKKEGTEILHKDRFRTPDGYGYFRYNQWEYRGMVKDLIEGNDFVYLTTGRIGIHYNNAVQTKRCGSLIGKNSEDVLLLSLDDRDRFNNAERVILRSDYGESAPLKVVYSGDIKKGTAFVSFHHPESRINFLFGDESDSYVKTARFKSVKVKVIPVLRSLPEEQVC; encoded by the coding sequence ATGATTATTGATACTGTCTGTACATACTGTGGTGTTGGCTGTGATATATCATTTGAGATTGAGAATGGAAGGATTAAGAAAGCTTTTGCAAAAAAAGAGGGTCTGGTAAGTCAGGGAAAGCTCTGTATAAAGGGAAGAAAAGGATGGGAGTATCTCTACTCTCCAGACAGGATAAAAAAACCCTGGATAAGAAAATCTTTTATTGAGAAAAATATAGACAGGTTTCCGGAGAAGATAAAGAGAAAACTGAACACACTTACAGATCTTGATAGTGATTTTTACGAGTCTGATCTTACTCTTGCCGTTGAGATAACAGCCTGGAAGCTTCAGGATATTAAAAATCTTTACGGCCCCCATTCTATAGCGGGTATAGGTGGTGCAAGAACGAGCTGTGAGAGCAGCTATCTGTTTCAGAAATTTATAAGAAAGTATATAGGCTCACCACATATTGATAACTGTGCAAGGGTCTGTCATTCACCATCTTTAAAGGGAATGAGAGCAACAATTGGGGAAGGTGCAGCAACAAACCCTTTTGATGATATTTATAAAGCTGAGTTTATTATAGTTATAGGATCAAATACAACAGAAGCTCACCCTATAGTTGCAAACAGGATATTTGATGTTGTTAAAAAGGGAACAGATATAGCTGTAATAGATGTTAGGAATATAAAGCTTTCAAGGATAGCAAAGTACAACTGTATAATCCCTTTTGAGACAAACCTGATGGTTTTAAATATGATAGCCCAGGTTATTTTAGAGGAAGAGCTTTATAATTTGGATTTTATAAGGAAAAGAACAAAAGGTTTTGAGGAGTACAGGGATAAAATTCTTAACGACCCTTACGCCGATCCTGACTTCTTCAAAACTGTGAAAGGGTATGAGTATCTTTCTGATATGATAAGGGATATAGCAAGGGAGTATGCGACAAAAAGATCATTGATCCTCTGGGGACTTGGTGTTACCGAGCATACAGATGGAAGTAAGGCTGTTATGGCCATATCAGATCTAGCCCTTTTAACGGGGAATATAGGGAAAGAAGGAGCTGGTCTTATGCCCCTTAGAGGCCAGAACAACGTTCAGGGAACATGCGATATGGGATGCCTCCCATATTTTGATCCTGATTATAAGGAGCCAGATGAGATAGGTCTTATGACCCCTGATATAATTGACGGGATACTTGAGGGAAAGATTAAGGCTTTATACAACATAGGTGAGGATATAGCCCATATACATCCTAACCAGAACAAGATACACAGAGCTTTAAAGGAGCTTGAGTTTCTTGTTGTTCACGAGCTTTTCCCGAATGAGATAACAGGTTTTGCTGATATCGTCTTTGGTGTAAAGTCAGCCTATGAGAAGGAAGGTGTTTATATAAATGCTGAGAGAAGGCTCCACCTCTCACAGCCGGTTGTTGCAAGTGATCTTCCAGATGACTGGGAGATACTGAGAGATATAGCTTTTGAGCTGGGATTTGATGTTTACTACAGATCCTCTGAAGATGTGTGGAATGAGGTAAGAAAGGTTGCAAATGAGAGGTTCTCAGGTGCAACATACAGAAAGCTGAAAGAGAGAAGGCTTGAAGGGATACAGTGGCCTGTTAAAAAGGAAGGGACGGAAATTCTCCACAAAGATAGATTCAGAACACCAGATGGTTACGGTTATTTCCGGTATAACCAGTGGGAGTACAGGGGAATGGTAAAGGATCTGATTGAGGGTAACGATTTTGTCTATCTTACCACTGGAAGGATAGGGATACATTATAACAATGCTGTCCAGACAAAGAGATGCGGATCTCTTATCGGTAAAAACAGTGAGGATGTATTACTTCTGAGCTTAGATGACAGGGATAGATTTAATAATGCTGAAAGGGTTATACTCAGGTCTGATTATGGGGAGTCAGCACCTTTGAAGGTTGTCTATTCTGGAGATATAAAAAAGGGAACAGCCTTTGTATCATTCCACCATCCGGAAAGCAGAATTAACTTTCTTTTTGGTGATGAATCGGACAGTTATGTAAAAACAGCAAGGTTTAAATCTGTAAAGGTAAAGGTCATTCCTGTTTTAAGATCTCTTCCAGAGGAACAGGTCTGCTGA
- a CDS encoding putative bifunctional diguanylate cyclase/phosphodiesterase, whose product MIKDIFNLKAKEFYIGFLMVSIIIFGYIYSIMPTLEETFQKKLINLTVESIEDLSENVIDHILSFTGNEDLVDSIVKNRELLQKTEKLLAILITKHTKYVYIVFKKGKTYRYLVDGSREDKAIPGEIFEPLRSDIWDEVLETGKPRIIMQSGIDIIGFTYLKPIIQNNKVKAILAIDYSAKTIKEIKEIINTTKILIEGILVTSFVFLNIIIYGAIKNIYLRKKAYIDNLTKTYNRNYLEDMASLLNPASYHVALIDLDDFKKINDTYGHDVGDLVLKKIAETIKSSVRKDEDIVIRYGGEEFLVLIKAGRKDKKASINAAERLLRDIRNRKIDINGEEISVTASIGLNIYTERSHSIYDAIKKSDIALYQAKANGKNRIEIYSEKRADQSGYITIGEIQRFLEEKRFICHYQPIVDLHTNKTSHFEALVRFIDEDGNIIYPNKFIPVIENTFLYSRLTKSVIEYNRNILKKHKDLKISINLSPSDLFTDAIIKLLEEVAVQDKLSDRLILEIIENESITSYEKMQNALLRLKSFGYKIGIDDFGSGYSNFIYLITLDVDFLKIDANIIKSIHKDRISYIVTETINNFCKKTDIKTIAEYVENEDIYRMVKSLGIDYGQGYYFSRPVPLEEILKQE is encoded by the coding sequence ATGATTAAGGATATTTTTAATTTAAAGGCAAAAGAGTTTTATATCGGTTTTCTTATGGTATCTATAATAATATTTGGATATATATACTCCATTATGCCTACTCTTGAGGAAACATTTCAGAAAAAACTGATAAATCTGACTGTTGAAAGTATAGAAGACCTTTCAGAGAACGTTATTGATCATATACTTAGCTTTACAGGAAATGAAGATCTCGTTGATAGTATTGTAAAAAATAGGGAACTCCTTCAGAAAACGGAAAAGCTCCTCGCCATACTGATAACAAAACATACCAAGTATGTCTATATAGTTTTCAAAAAAGGAAAGACCTACAGATATCTTGTTGACGGATCAAGGGAAGACAAGGCTATACCGGGAGAAATATTTGAGCCTCTGAGATCTGACATCTGGGATGAGGTCTTAGAAACGGGTAAGCCTAGAATAATAATGCAGAGCGGTATTGATATAATAGGATTCACATACCTTAAACCTATAATCCAGAACAATAAAGTTAAAGCCATACTGGCTATAGACTACTCGGCAAAAACGATAAAAGAGATAAAGGAGATAATAAACACAACTAAAATACTTATTGAAGGTATACTTGTAACGAGCTTCGTGTTCTTAAATATTATCATCTACGGTGCTATCAAAAATATATATCTGAGAAAAAAAGCTTACATAGACAACCTGACAAAAACTTACAACAGAAACTACCTTGAAGATATGGCATCACTACTAAATCCAGCGTCTTACCATGTAGCACTTATCGATCTTGACGATTTTAAGAAGATAAACGATACATACGGACATGATGTTGGAGATCTTGTTCTGAAAAAGATAGCTGAAACAATAAAAAGCAGCGTAAGAAAGGATGAGGATATCGTTATCAGATACGGTGGCGAGGAGTTTCTTGTACTTATAAAAGCAGGCAGGAAGGATAAAAAAGCATCCATAAACGCTGCGGAGAGATTACTGAGGGATATAAGAAACAGAAAGATAGATATAAATGGTGAGGAGATATCTGTCACAGCCTCAATAGGGCTTAATATATACACTGAGAGGAGCCATTCAATTTACGATGCGATAAAAAAATCTGATATAGCCCTTTATCAGGCAAAGGCAAATGGTAAAAACAGGATAGAGATATACTCTGAGAAGAGAGCTGATCAGAGCGGTTATATAACAATAGGTGAGATACAGAGATTTCTTGAAGAGAAAAGGTTTATCTGCCACTACCAGCCTATAGTTGATCTGCATACAAACAAAACATCACATTTTGAGGCCCTTGTCAGATTCATTGATGAAGATGGAAATATTATTTATCCAAATAAGTTCATTCCTGTGATAGAAAACACATTCCTGTACTCAAGACTGACAAAATCTGTCATTGAGTACAACAGAAATATTCTCAAGAAACATAAAGACCTGAAGATCAGTATAAACCTCTCACCTTCAGACCTGTTTACAGACGCTATAATCAAGCTACTTGAGGAAGTTGCTGTGCAGGACAAGCTTTCAGACAGGCTTATACTTGAGATAATAGAGAACGAAAGTATCACATCTTACGAAAAGATGCAGAACGCCCTTTTAAGGTTAAAATCTTTCGGTTATAAAATAGGTATAGATGACTTTGGTTCAGGTTACTCAAACTTTATATACCTTATAACACTTGATGTTGACTTTCTTAAAATAGATGCAAACATAATAAAATCAATCCATAAAGACAGAATATCCTATATCGTCACAGAGACGATAAACAACTTCTGCAAGAAAACAGATATTAAAACGATAGCTGAGTATGTAGAAAATGAAGATATATACAGGATGGTAAAAAGTCTGGGTATTGATTACGGTCAGGGTTACTACTTCAGCAGACCTGTTCCTCTGGAAGAGATCTTAAAACAGGAATGA